In Coregonus clupeaformis isolate EN_2021a chromosome 15, ASM2061545v1, whole genome shotgun sequence, one genomic interval encodes:
- the LOC121583339 gene encoding chloride intracellular channel protein 4-like produces MAEHSKIELFIKASDDGESVGNCPFCQRLFMILWLKGANFTLTTVDMKRAPEVLKDLAPGSQPPFLIFGEEVRTDTNKIEEFLEEALAPPQYPKLCCRYKESNGAGDDIFHKFSAYIKNPNPGLNDMLEMKFLKSLMKLDQYLLTPLLHELDQNPDAPRSSRHYLDGNSLSLADCNLLPKLNIVKVVCRKYRDFEIPVALTGLTRYLTKAYQQDEFRYTCPKDSEILLAYHSVAKYLNK; encoded by the exons ATGGCTGAGCactccaagattgaactcttcatCAAG GCCAGTGATGATGGGGAGAGTGTGGGGAACTGTCCCTTCTGTCAGCGACTCTTTATGATCCTCTGGCTGAAGGGGGCCAACTTCACCCTCACCACAGTAGACATGAAAAG GGCTCCAGAAGTGCTGAAGGACCTGGCCCCGGGCTCTCAGCCCCCGTTCCTCATCTTCGGCGAGGAGGTGCGCACCGACACCAACAAGATCGAGGAGTTCCTAGAGGAGGCACTGGCTCCGCCACA GTACCCCAAGTTGTGCTGTCGCTACAAGGAGTCCAACGGTGCTGGAGATGACATCTTCCACAAGTTCTCTGCATACATCAAGAACCCTAACCCTGGACTCAACGATA TGCTTGAGATGAAGTTTCTGAAGAGCCTGATGAAGTTGGATCAGTACCTGCTGACGCCACTCCTACACGAGCTGGACCAAAACCCAGACGCCCCCCGGTCCTCGCGGCACTATCTGGACGGGAACTCACTCAGTCTAGCTGACTGCAACCTGCTGCCCAAGCTCAACATAGTCAAG GTGGTGTGTAGGAAGTACCGTGACTTTGAGATCCCTGTGGCTCTGACCGGTCTGACccgctacctgaccaaggccTACCAGCAGGATGAGTTCCGCTATACCTGCCCCAAGGACTCCGAGATCCTACTGGCCTACCACTCGGTGGCCAAATACCTCAACAAGTAG